The genomic window tgttttcaggcaaaatgtctatcactgttcattttcacaaatatatacaagagggcagaatatggaagtctataaaaatgtcttattaccaataacttgcatcaatgttttcagtagcctctatcaaaagctcctgcttgcttgttgtgaattatgctcaggtgcacatatttccaattcaaccatgaggcaaaaaatgtggtaaaagctcttgttgatcctgcaatctgaacaaataccaagatgctgtattttcagctgatatttcatttgtttatggaaatgcatattgtttatgcagtgttgaggaatgtgaaagaacacccttgattatttttactgtgataacttattttgcttttgtaagccaacacttttgagatcagtcaataaatgcttctggcattgacttatatgctgcccctgtcttcatgttgttgctggacatatctttttgaaaatgtgtgtaggtcacctaaatcatcagaaaaattgccccccctgagaattttttcaggagccgccactggtcgctgcacagctattttcaggtctcttcagagatgtttggTCAGATTCAAGtcaaggctctggctgggcaactcaaggacattcagagacctgtcccaaagccacttctgcgttgtcttggctgtgtgcttggggtcattgtcctgttggaagattaacctttgccccagtctgaggtcctgagtgctctggagcaggttttcatcaatgatctctctgtacttcactccgttcatctttcctcgatcctgactagtctcccagtccctgccgctgaaaaacatccccacaggataatgctgccaccaccatgcttcaccgaagggatggtgccaggtttcctccagacatgacgcttggcattcaggccaaagagttcaatcttggcttcatcagaccagagaatgttgtttctcatggtctgagagtccaagcgggctgtcatgtgccttttactaaggagtggcttccgtctggccactctaccataaaggcctgattggtggagtgttgcagagatggttgtccttctggaaggtactcccatctccacagaggaactctggagctctgtctgagtgaccgtcgggttcttggtcaccttcctgaccaaggcccttctgcccCAAATGCTCAGAttggccagctttaggaagagttttggtggttccaaacttcttccatttaagaatggaggaggccactgtgttcttggggaccttcaatgctgcagaaatgttttggtacccttccccaaatctgtgcctcgacacaatccggtctcggagctctacggacaattccttccacctcatggcttgggatcttatatagacaggtgtgtgcctttccaaatcatgtccaatcaattgaatttcccacaggtggactaatcaatttgtagaaacatcaaggatgataaatggaaacaggatggaccggagctcaatttcaagtctcatagcaaagggtctgaaaacttatgtaaacaaggataaggctgtaacgtaacaaaatgtgaaaaagtgaaggggtctgaatactttccgaatgcactgtatatgggagGGCATCAGAGGAAAACAAGAATGGACATGACACAATGGAGACAAGACCATTTTGACTGTAGATTAAACAACCTGAGGCCTCaagtcttatatatatatatatatatatatatataagagccTCCCTCCGCTCAGGTTGCCATAGAGGTACTAATGGGTTAAGAGAAATGAGAGGGGAAGGGAAATCAATGCTTTTGTGAGAGGAAGAAAGGGAAAGCTTTCACAAGTATACgtataattaagcaattaaaaaAGCTAATTAGAGTTGGGGGATGAGATGTGCAGATCTCGTGGCTAATTATTACCATGGCAACCACGGCTTATGTGTCGATGATCCGAGGTGCCGATATAACTGGCTCTAACTAGAAAGGCCGGGTTTTTACAAATAGAGTAGGAGAGCTCCCTAGTGGTAAACAATGGAAATGGCACCTGTCAACAGTGTCACATTTAGAAGACAAACATTGgggaatgttgcagatagaaatgttaTTAGAGCTGGAATGATGGGGCGGCAGGTAtgggcgttgggccagtaaccgaaaggtcactggtttgattCCCCGAGCcggtggaaaatctgtcgatgtgtccttaaGCAAGGCATACCCAatttctcctgtaagtcactctggataagagcgtctgctaaatgacttaaatgtaatgatTCATTATTCTACATGTCAGAATATGTAGATTAGAACAAACTGGCCTGTCTGAACATTCCACAATGTTGTGTCCTGCTGCCCGCACACCTGTTGAGTGCTGAAAACCAAGAGGACACATTTGAGTTGAGAAAAATAATGTTTAATAAACATTATAGCTCTGAGCATTTCTTGAAACATCAGCATCATACGAAACCAATGTTCTAAGAGTTCAGCACTGTGAATAGAAACATTGTTATTTATTGACTCATTCAAAGCCTCATTTGTCACATCATCAATGTGTCATAAACCTCATGTGAAGTCCTTTTCAAACACCACTAACATCCTAATGGCAGATGGTCCTTCTCCAAATGTACGAGATACACATCAAGATTGTGAGATCTAGAGTtcattcacagagacaaaggacTGTGGGAAAGCTCTTTCTTACAGGAATCATATAAAAATAAGTCCCATGTAATTAATAAGTCCCATTAATAAAAACTCCACTTTGTCCATGACAGCCAACAGAGGCTCATCATAACACACCCTTTCTTACATGTGTCTCTTGGGGTCAATCTTCTCCAGGTGAACCAGGGGCTTGAGCTGCTCAGCGAAGCTGCGCATGTCCTCCGACATGGTATCCTGGCCCGCGGGGGCCAACACACTGAGCTCCACCAGGTAGGAGAGTGACAGCGGCTCAGTGTTCTCTGTATTCCCGGGGACCAGGATGCGTGACAGTTTACTCACCACCACTTTGAGCACGCCTCTGCGGAAAATGTGGCCCTTGGCTACGAACTCGTGGTCCATGCGGAAGCCCATCTCGTTGAGGAAGTCGGGCAGGCTGTGCGAGGCAGCCACATCCACACAGTTGCGAACCAGGGCGTGGCGGGACTTGTCGCCCACCTCCGGCTGGCCCAGGTAGCGCAGGTGCCAGGGCACCGTGGGGTGGGAGAGGGAGCGGCGGGCACGTAGCAGAAACGGGTTGCCCTGCTGGCCCTTCAGGAGGTAGACCAGCTCATGGTCGGCGAACGTCTCAGGTTCCATGTTGTCACAAAGGCCCCGGAGGCGGTGCAATAGGCTTTCGAGGGCCTGGTCCAAGATGCTGCCTGAGTGGCGACATGACAGAACGGTGTCAGCAATATTACATTTACAAGCGTAGCTTGAATCAGAGTAACTTGCCGTTTTGACTTTTTACAGTGAATTGAAATGCCAATTCAAAAATGTAAAAGGCCTCCATGAAAATAGACAGCACTTTTCAATTACTATATCGCAACTAACTGATACTGACTTGACCAAGCCACAGCACAGGGGCTGGTATAGGGTCTTCAGCTGAACATATTTACATTGAATATGATCAGGATATCTTTTCAAGACCCCTACAAGATACCCAACCACACTTCAAACACCCAAATACAGAATACCAAATTGGTACGCCTGCCCTACTGGAGACGCTAGCATCTCGACCTTGGCAGACTCACCTTGCAGCAGGTACTCCATCATGTTGATTGTGCCCCCCGTGATGGGCAGCACTGAGACTGGTGGGGCCTCCATCACTCGTCAGTGTCAGAGAGGTAGCTAGAGCAATGGGAAAAATTAAAACACCTCAATCAATTCGTGTTACATAGACTAACGTTATGACTATAAACATAATTTCTTCATGAATGCATCTCTAACCTACCCAATTTTCCTGACTGGCTAAGCTAGCAGGCTAGTTAGATCTAGTTTAAAAACGGACAGTAACGTTAGCTGATTTCATTCAAACAAAtagttagctagccagttagctagctagccaaataaGCTACAGAAAAAGGCCAACAACTCACCGATAAGAAAAGGTTACTGAAAAATAATGCAAAATGCACTAAACGTACCTTATGTATGGCGGCTTGGACTGCCGCGTATCTGATTCTTCCTTCCCAAACTGCCACTGGCACTGCAGCAAGCAACTCAAGCTAACTTGCAATCATAGCGAAATAAGGTTAAATTGAAGCTAGGTTGCGAGGCAGCTACAAATAAACGTTTTCAACTTTCAAAAGCAACAGCTACACAAATGCCACTTTTCAGCAGTGAGAGAATGGCTAGAGTTGAGCCCGTGGGATGGGAGAGGAATAGCTTGCTAGCTATCTAGCGTTTCACCCAGATCCGCGCATTGCGCAACGGTTTGGAGCGTGGGGCATTCAAGAACGGAAACGTTGTAGAGTGTTCTGAAAGCAACTCGGTGGATCGATTTTGAGTTCAAAATGTCACATTTCAGCAACTTGTTTACAAGTATGTCACAAATGACATGTATAGACATCTAAATACACAGGCTTTATGCTTTTTGAGATAAAAACCAGGCTTTCATCCTTTTCTTTTTACAGTGATTTAAAGGTTAAAAGTACAGAAGTGCTTGACACAGTGCAATACCAATTTGAAATACAAACAAAAGGTTATGCCATAATGTGATTATATTACTTTTTGACATAGAATATAAAACCAACCAATTCAAAGCCTACAAATCATT from Coregonus clupeaformis isolate EN_2021a chromosome 17, ASM2061545v1, whole genome shotgun sequence includes these protein-coding regions:
- the LOC121561834 gene encoding mediator of RNA polymerase II transcription subunit 18-like, giving the protein MEAPPVSVLPITGGTINMMEYLLQGSILDQALESLLHRLRGLCDNMEPETFADHELVYLLKGQQGNPFLLRARRSLSHPTVPWHLRYLGQPEVGDKSRHALVRNCVDVAASHSLPDFLNEMGFRMDHEFVAKGHIFRRGVLKVVVSKLSRILVPGNTENTEPLSLSYLVELSVLAPAGQDTMSEDMRSFAEQLKPLVHLEKIDPKRHM